The Osmerus eperlanus chromosome 20, fOsmEpe2.1, whole genome shotgun sequence DNA segment GAATAGgttgtatactgtataataTCCTAAATATCGTGTGTGTGGTTTCAGTGGTGTACTATCCTGGGAAGTGCATGGCCCACACTAGCTCTACCTACACCTTCACCACCTGCAGGATCCTTCATCCTACTGATGAGCTGACACGCGTCACTCCCAggtaaggaacacacacacacacatgtggaacacacacacacgtgttaccACGTAGTGAGGCTGCTGTCTcagtcaccccctctctcttcgtCCCCAGTCTGAACTCTGGCCTGACCACATCATCCTGTGTGATGACCAGTGCTCTGCTGACCACCCCTGCTGTCACGCCCTGCACCCCTCGCCGGCTCAGTCTCAGACCCTCTGAATCGTCCACtaacctcaggtacacacacacgtcacacacatacagccactGCGAACACATAGAAACCATGCgaaccccctctctgtttcgcattaacatacagacacagacacacacatacacacacacacacacggatatatGAACTCATAATCTAGCACAAAGTCATTCAGTGGAATGCTTTCTTCTCCAGGGATGCTACACGCACAACCAGCACCTCTCTGGGGTTAGTGCGCCTCCTACAGGAGAGGGGCATCTCTGCAGCCATGTACCATCAGACACAACCATGGGACCATGGCCAAGGCAGCCTGTTCAGCACCTCCGTCGCCCCCAACTTCCCCCGCGGCCCCCTGCCCAACCCCGTGCGCCCCTCGACCCCACCAAACTCTCCCACCAGCCAGAGGGGCTCCGCTCTGCCTCCCGGCAGCACGGCGGAGACCACCCTGGGCTTTGACTTCAAGAGCCCCTCCTATGACAACTTCCTGGCGTCCAAGCCGGCCCGTTCCATCCTGAAAGAGGTGACGGGGGGGAGGCGAAGccggcagagggggagggactgCGAGAGTCAGACGGACGTGAGCGTGACCGTCCACAACCTCAACCTGGTTGACAAGGTGAAGCggctgggggtgggtgggagtcCGGGGGCCAGGGCTGGGATCCCGAGTCCCATCATGGGGCCcctgggggggctgaggagaCCTGGCTCCCCCTtcggggaggggatgaggaggaacaggagctaCCCGGCCATGGTGGGGGCCAGTATGGCCATGAAGGGCCCCGGGCCCCAGGAGGACTCTGAGCTGCTGTTAGCCTCTAGGATGCCAAAGCAGAGCAGCCTTAAGTAGGGCAAGGGCCAAGAGACAACAGTTAGTAACTGCTGTTTATGATCTGGTACTGGTTACTGGCTTCTCTTCCATTACTGATAAAGTACACCTAGGTGTAATGGCCCAACGGTTACACCCATATTGCTGCTACCAACTGTTACTCCCTTTACTTACCCTACTGTAACTTTCTGGAGACCCAGACTCTACTGGCTACATGTAGTATCCACCCCATCTCACTAGGTGACTTGCGTAGAATTTCTAGGAACACATGCCTTTCTGTCTAAGTAATAATGAGCTGTGAGATGTTTTGGGGTACATGCATTACCAATGTTTAGGgtaaacacacttttttttttttttaccaaaaaaCTGTGTGTGAAGTATATAGATAATCAATGATCCTGTATTGCTCTagacttgttctctctctttctctcccactacatctttctctcattcctcttccctctctcttttttccccactccttttttctctcgccctctatctttttctccctctctcttgttttcACTCACTCTccgtctcactttctctccctctctcaatctgtcCCCTTTAAATGGAACGTCactttaaaaacacatttttatgAAGCGACAACGACACAGGCTCTAGACCTTAGAGGGCGCAGAAGGTCTTAAAGATCATTACTGAATACCAGTATGTTGatgggagggatagaggggatgaTGTAGAGAGGGAAGAATATGAacgaagggatggagggagttaAACTTTTGAAGGGAGGTGATAGTGGGCAGAGTGGCACACAAGCTTTTTCTGAAGCCACTCTGAGATTGATTAACTGATGCAATAGTGCCTCAACAATGTGTATATTCATTGTGCTCATGTTTATGTTCATATGTTAAACTACAGTATAAATGCAGAGTTGAATATTGTGTCAACACCTTTTGCATTCATGATATTTATGATGTGATTATTTATTAAAAACCTAAGTTATATTTGCTAAATCAATTTTTCATGCACTGATTGCTCTTCATGTATGTACATGTTTCATGTAACCTCATGCTGTACAGAATGTTTAAATTCAATTCGAACTCAATATGTCTCACAAATAGATTGTGTAGTGAATATTCAGCAATTCACCAACAGCAGGAAGTATTGCACTGAGCAATTAGCCACATTTCCCAATAAAAATCCTGAAACCTAATTTCTGTCATAGCAAGCtaaattgctctctctctccttctcctaaaAGACCAAGCAATGTATCTGCTTTTCAACCTTGTGTCTCTTTTCTCTATCGATGAACTACTCCTATACTTCTTCAAGTTACCTGGCATTTTAGCATGTACTGGTATTTGAGCCATATTTGAATTTACAGGATAGTTTAGCAAAACATGTGACTCACAGAACTATCTGACTGAAGCATCCTGCACACCTGCACAAACGACTTGAACTCAAGTCTGGAAATTCGAAGTTTCAAGTTTATTGTCATTtgtaaaaagtacaatagtgtAATAATGAGTGATGAGTGAATAACAAATTCATTTTGCAGCATGCAGTAAAGAGgacatttgaacctgcaacctcttgatagGCAGTTAAgggctctaaccactgagccataCCCTCCCTAGGAGTACAAGCACAGGTACACTGGATTTCTTGGGGCTGATCCCCTTGAAGGTTTCCCAGGTCAAATGCAGGATTAGGTCAAACCTAATCCTGCACGGTGCTTCTAATTCTCATTTCATTTCTACATCTCTGGAGACGGAGTGATCAAGCGGCTCAGGTTTGATGAGGCTGGGCCTCATAACAGAAAGTCACAAGATCAATTTGTCTTCCTACAACCATAGTCCACCCCATGTGAATATATACCTCATTTATATTATGTAACATTGTTTGCGGCACAGTAGTCCTTCAGCACCAGGGAGATGCAGCAGACATCCAGCAGAGGGCGTCATTGAACCACTAGTTTTCCAACTGATAAGAAATGTTTGATGTCTTtattatttctctttctctgtctctctcactctctatatcGCTCTCTGGTTTGATCATGTCCATTGCTTCCTCCACAGAGGTATTGagagtgatgaggaggaggtaaTTGGTGTAGGCTTGGGCCTAATTATGTTTCATGAGAACCATCAGGCCCCTGGCCTCAATAAATGCTACTGTTGAGCAATTAGATAGGAATAAATGCTAACTACATTTCAAATGCCAAGGTTGTCACTCACATGTGGAAGAATTGTTCAATTTTGAATAGCATTTCTGTCTCGTTTAATTTCATTCTAAATCCACTTACTGCAATCATCATCTGTAGTTATGGGCCTTTGTCCAGCTGTGcacaatgcgtgtgtgtgtgtgagtgtttgtgtgagtgtgtgtgttcatgtgagtgtttgtgtgtcgcaGTCTTAATTTCTACCTTGAGCACTGATGTTGGTCAGTGATTCCTTTTTCAGACCCACCCAGAGTTCCCAACCCTGAACAGAAGCTCAAGAGAAGATGCTGAGCAGCCACACAATGAGACAGAGACTCACAGAAGTGGTTTTCTTCTGCGACAGCCTTTAGACTTCCTTCTTTAAAACATGATTATCTTCTGATGTCTGCCTAATCTCTGAACTTGAGTAACCTCTTTGTCCTTCTAGATTTCGCTGTAGATACACAATCAACCAGACAAACCTGGTTCAAGTATTATTTCCTCTGGCAGATAGGTCAGGCACCCTCCCATTCAAACAGATTTCCACCCGGCCTGAATTATGCCGGACCAATCACAACCGCTTCTCTAACATGAGGCGGGTTCGATTTGATCACTGTACAGAGGAGCGCCATTGAGGTATTTTCATAAACAACCAAGATGACGTTtcattgctctgattggttgtatttCTCCAATTCTATCtagttgcttccagaggcattttgGTCTGTGCCCGTTGAGAACGCCCCTTGAGAATTAAAGATGGATCTTAAAGGTTCGAGACGAATATCCTCTGGGAATTGATCCGGCGATGCCACACTATTTTTTAAGAAGATGGAGTGGTCTTGTGAGAGGTCAAAAGGTTATAGGTCTCTGGAGAGGATAGGTTCTTTGAGGACGATTTATAGGTGATGCTCACACTTCATACACAAGAACCCAAGTAAacgatacacacacaggtgcacacaccaaGATGCCCGCGcagacctgtacacacacacaggtgcacacaccaaGATGCCCGCGcagacctgtacacacacacaggtgcacacaccaaGATGCACGCGcagacctgtacacacacacaggtgcacacaccaaGATGCACGCGcagacctgtacacacacacaggtgcacacaccaaGATGCACGcgcagacctgcacacacacatgggaaaagcacacactaacacacagcacATATACTTAAAGCATGGCCCCCGAAGACTCCATCACTCTGAATAATTCACAAGCTCATAGAtcgatctctctctcaatctcttcatctctctatccatctcgcTCTTCATCTCTTTACCCCAAATAGATTGCTCGATTTTTTGCTCTTCTAAACTGACACTTCCATGTAAGAAATTCAACATTTTACCGTTTTATGTATTCTATCTGTCCTATGAGTAAAATGTCAAAATGTCAAACTGTGCTCCATCTTGTCAGTGCTTCAGTCTCAGTCTTCCTCATTTGTATATCCAAATATATTGCGTTTGGCACCAATCCTAGGTTAAGAAATTTACTTATTCCTATCTGACAATTTGGACCTCCTTCTACAGATGTTCCTTCATCATTCAGTTGCGTCTTAGACTCACTTCCTCATGTTGACATTGCTGACATGCTGTCTATTGGTGGGTAGATGAGCCAGGAAGGAATGAGACAACGTGATTGGTTGATTGGATAATGATAATTTATTGACTGATAACAATGTCATTGATAATTTCTTGATAGGATGAGAAGTTACAGATGGGTAGGAAATTAATGTTTGCCCCATCTCAGGACGTGGCAGTTGAATTGAAGTGCTCAGACAACCATGATTGTGACATGGTTTTATATCAGTGTAGAAACTACCAAACACTCCGACCTGTGTTTTAAAACAAATCCGCCATTTTAACAGAGTTTATGCTACGTATATCTGGACAGTACACATTGCCTTTCCAAACTGTTTTGAGCCAAGAAACTTACTTGTGGTGATAATATTATTACTTAAAAATAAAGTAATAATATATGCTCAATTACCAAAACATCTAAATTGTTTAACCCGCAAACCATGAAGGGAAGATAAAGAGGGAATTAAACTATAGATTTTCTGCAAAATTTGTCATATGTATATATTGCATCATATAGTTTTACAAACAAATGTACATCAAAGACATAATAAATATGGTTGGACTTCTTATTGGACGGTGAGGAACGGCTTGCTTGCGTTGTTTCCTCATGTCCTCATACACAAGCTCTATTTTTTAGGAGGAGTATTCGTACTCCTCTGCACTGCGGCGTCCAAAATCCATCCACCCCAAGTAGTCCCGGTCCTTTATCCGGTGGCTGGAGCTGAGGCCACTGGGTTTGCTATTCACCGTGGAGTTCCTACGCACAGAACcttggaggtagagagacagagagatagagttatagaaagacagagagagacaaagagagacagggaaagaaagagacagacaaccagagaggcagatagggggacagacagagagagaaagcgagacagAGTGTTTGGATGTTAGGCAGCGTTTTAGTCACAGCTAGCTAAGTCAAAGCATTATGAAAACAAAGTAAAGTGAAGAAGTGCATGAGACAGGCACTATACATGTAGTCTGCTAAAAATGTAGCTGTGACCAGACCTTCCAGACCTTTCCTGCATCTCCCAGTTGCCTAATGTGCCACTcctgttactgcagggtggatggCTTTTTCTGCCTGATTAGACCTCAGTGCTCCCACTCAATCACTGTGATTATGTGCTATAACACCAGTTTGCTTCTATCTGCTGGTGTGAAGCTCTGTTGGtggcagccaggcagccaggcagacagacagacagacacacagacagacagacagacacacacacacacacacacacacacacacacacacacacacacacaggcacacaggcacacacaagcattgcacatgcacacatctacacacacatgaaggtgtgcacacacattcccacatgggcacacagctacacacaggcacacatgtacacacacacgcacacacaattagAGGAATATTCCAGCCTTGGAAGTGACAACGTGCAATTAACTTTTTGTCGAGTTACTGTAACATGACAGAAATGAGTTGGAAGGAGGATTGGGTAAGGATGGGATGCTATTTCATGATTTAGTTTCTATGCTAATGGAAGACACCTCCCGCTCCCGGGCTTTTGTCTCTGTAATCTTGTTTATGTAAGTCTTGTATGTGAAGTGCTCTTGCCTGTCTTGTATACATGACCAAGATTGATCAAATACGTGAATGTCAATGGCGTAACCATAGAGAAGCTTTTCACCTCTCCCACGATCTCCCacgcaacacagacacacacactgtttctatCCCCTGGTGTGGAGAAAAGACTGTCTGTAACATGTTTGTCAGTGACACCTCCCACACTGGGACAGGCTTctgaacagcacacacacacacacacacacacacacacacacacacacacacacacacacacacacacacagtccctgtgAGCCAGTTCACTTCTCAAGTCACACAATGGGTCTCCCCAGATCTGCCCCCTGTTTCAAGGTAGACAAGGTGCATcaagtgtgtatgcgtgcagaCAGAGTGAGACGGTAATGTGCTCTGTCCAACCACTGGAGCTTTCTAAAACCACTGGTCCTTTTTATCAACTCCACACCCAATTATCCCGGAAACCAGAGAGGGAAGCACTGAAATGTTATTGTCATATTCTGGATGTTCTTATTATGCACAATtgacacaccccacacacacacaaacacacacacacacctttcctaGATGAGATGAGTCTTGCCAGTAATTCGCTGAGGTTAGCTCTTGTGTCTTCACCCTCGTCTGAGAGTGGGAAGGGCTGAGGAGCGGAGCGTGTGTGTCGGAGGTGGGACTCGGACAGGATGGGGGTTTCGGCCTCAAGTCGAGCTAATAAACGTTAAACAGTCCATAACAATACACAATGAACGGAATACATCGGTGAAAGAGGCACTATATGTTTTTGTAGCAAATCAATGAACGATAAATAAATGACACCAGGTAAATTTCCCTAGAAGCACTGTAGACAAGCAGGTGTAATCTTAAGGGATCATATGCAGTACCTtctggggaagggaggagggcagggcgtCTCTCGTCCTGGAGATGGGAAGAATGGGGGCGGCCCAAACAGCTGGTGCAGAGgaccaccaacaaaacacacacacacagcgcagcgGTCATcttggagggggagaaaggaaagaggaggatTAGGTTGATGAaggcgaggggaggagagtggagagtggagagagaaggaagatggggggggggagagagaaataaggaGAAGGGTGACTTTAAATTGCAATCCATTCAGAATCTAAACCTGCGCAAGCACCTGTTTAGAGGTCTTTGTGAACGATCAGTTCCTTTAAAAGAGTAGTGGCCGTGCAGCTTTTAGGCAGGCTAGCAGATCTAATGAGCTGATGGACCCATCACTAGTCAAGAGCTTAATATTTCACTCAAATATCATTAGATACTTTTTCAAAGGATTcatgtctttcttctctttttaaTTGAGTGAATACATTCTACACATCTCTCAACAGAAACATATTTaggtaaagtaaaaaaaaacacaaagggGAAACCCTTTCTCATCTAAATCCTAATGAGATTCTATATCATGTTCAGCTGATTGATCCCAAGCTGAAACCCAGCCAACAGCAAACTACAAATTCAAGTCTCCTCATCTACAAGCAACCCCCTCCACAGGCATTACATCCCATAGTAcaaaaaagagagataaagtgaAGTACTTACCTCGACAAAAAGTGTGGGATTCCGTGTTACAGGGgtgtaagagagagaatgggagagagatgtagcCAAGCGGAGTTCTCtgctcagagagacagacgacCCTTATATACTCTGCTCAGCcttcttgtgtatgtgtgtgtatgtgtgtgtgtgtgagtgagtgagtgagtgagagtgtgtgtgagtgtgtgagtgtcaatCCAGCTTCTGTACTCGCTGTCCTtgcccttgtgtgtgtctgtgtgtgtgtgtgtgtgtgtggtattccATAAATTTGATGATGTCACTTGTTTGTGCATGGACCCTGGTAGACATACCTGTGAGGAAGACAAGATgagaacgtttattttcatgcAGACActaggtatctctctctcccaatgtAATTACCTTTCATTAAACGTGCTTCAATGCCATGACTGTTTACGTTAAACGTAAATGTTGCCAAAATGCTTAACAGCAGCTTAGAGGCAGAAGCTTCAATGACAACAAGGAAAATTAATATGATTATTAATCAAACAGCAATctaatctcgctctctcttgacATGATCCTGATCCATCTGCTCAGTTGTATTGAGCAGCTATGGCAGGTTCATTTCTTTGTAAATGATATCAACAATCTGATCTGTCACAGGGATTAGCTGACAGTCAACAATCCTAGTCCCAGTCCTAGTCCCAGTCCTAGTTCCAGTGTCACCTGTCCTACAAAGTTCACACTGGGCATGGGAAAAGGCTGGTAATACtgcaaaataaaaaatgaataaataaacaaattagAAAAGAATATATGTAAGATTTGTCTCACATACTctcacattcactctctctctcttgccatccatccatctctctctctccctccctccctccctccctccatccctccatccatccctccctccctccctccctccctccctccctctctctctctctctctctctctctctctctctctctctctctctctctcgctctctctctcagtttgccATCCCATCCCAGTGTGTCTTGTTTTCACACTTCCTGAATGCTGTAACATGTAACTCGGGCCACAAGGAGAGGTGTGGGAGGTGAGGCCAAGCGTGGTCCAAGTAGAATTGATTAACCGTGGTGTGGGAGgtgtctttgtgtgcgtgtgtgcgtgtgtgtatgtgcatgcatgtttgtgtgtgtatttgacagGCCAAGACGGTTAGTGTCTGGACAGACGAGCACTTGCAACCACCTGTAAACCCTTGTCATAAATGAATGTGTTCTGTCTTGTGCATGTACCATTGTCCCTGCTCTCGACACAAGTAGAACTATTTGTTTGTGCAGAAACTTGGTGGAGAGACAGATTGAGATGTGAGAAAACAAATAAACAGGGGACTCatagagcgatagagagaagagggaggggaaggcaaTGATTAAGGTGATGGAGTTGAAAAGCTGgattggagggagaaagaggagaagtggaaggaggagagagaaagggcgaCCGAGCAACagttggagaggaagagaaagaccaCTGGCTGAGGGCTAGTCGGTGACAGACTTGATACAGGACTCTTGCTGCTCTCAGTAAACACACTAAATAATTTACAGATCTATTAATGCCTCTGTCTCGTctcacctttacacacacacacacacacacacacacacacacacacacacacacacacacacacaaacacatcacataCATCCTTGGACATACAAACAGTCgcagatacactcacacacacatacacttgtgCTTGTGTCTCTGTAATGCATtctaaataagtaaaaaaacatATTGTCATTTTTTACATCCAAGGAAATAGGCTCTCCGTGCTGAAGCCGACAATTCTGCCCCCGGCCAAGTGGTTTACAGCTCCACCAGAACACCAGCATCCTCTCAGTGTTCATGCCTGGCGATAGACAGAGGAGGACATGGTGGTGCTGTTAGTCCACAAACACACTCggtgcacacacatccacagacacacacacacacacacacactaatccgctcacacatgcacactgtgcAATTATGCACAcaaccaatgtgtgtgtgcacgattgtgtgtgtatgttgcgtATTTTGATGTGTGGTTGCAGGAGACCCCTGGCCCATCACCCCTTGAGGTAGAATGGATTCAATTTGAAGTGGTGAAGTGGCTCACCAAACACAAGACCTTGAAGTGGAATTAGTGAATCGGTAAATAACCAGCTatgctctctttttttccacttCATATCCTGAATGGTCATGCAGGAGGAATGCTAATTAAAGAATCTCCATTTGATGGGTTCTCAATTAGatggtcctctcctctctgctcctcttctctacCCTTCTCAACCCTTCTCTcatctctgctcttctcctaaCCTTtacctctcctttcctgtcctctcctccaccctctcctctccttccaaaaCTATTTAGTGGCATATACTCAAATGCTGAAAACCGCGACTGCGACGTATCCCTTGCGAATGTGGCGCTGTGGGCCTGGGAAGGTTTAAAGGCATCTGCTCGTCAGAGGGATTGACGGGAAGGACTGTGCTCTCTGGGAACTTGGTGCTAATAGGTCTCTGCCCTGGCTAGCCTGGTGTCTATTAGAGCCTGGGAGGAGGTCTGTCATAGCATGTCATGGAGGGAGAAATCCAACCTGGAGTCTCTAGAGGACACAGGGGACTTTGACACGCAGCCGTGACTCATCtgtgaggagatgagagaaggagagaggaggagagaggtggagagaggaggagagaggaggagagaggtggagagaggaggagagaggaggagagaggaggagagaggtggagagaggaggagagtggaggagagaggaggagagaggaggagagaggaggagagtggagagaggaggagagaggaggagagaggaggagagtggaggagagaggaggagagtggagtagagaggaggagagaggaggagagaggaggagagaggtggagagaggaggagagtggaggagaggaggagagaggaggagagaggaggagagaagatagGACGGTATAATTACTTGGTAATTACATCCGCAGTTGCCCCAACTTGCCCTCTTCGGGGCTCAGGGAGATCAATAGCATTGATCAGGCGGAAAATCTGCTAATGAAAGCATGTGTGTCGTGGTTCGTTGCAGGCAGACCCCCCcgatcagccccccccccccccccccccaaccaccaccaTCCCACTGTGTTCATTCTGTCACATGGGCTGATAACGAacatgtgtccgtgtgtgtgtgattatctgTAGGTTTGTTTTGTCGCCTGTGCAAGTCTGTTGATTGTTGAATGCGTCACGGACGGTGCGCCATTGAAAATTTCCCCCAATTAAGCCAAGTGGATCGCTGTAAGAATATGACACTGCGTTTTGAAACTATTGGCAATTAAAAAAGCTTTTGATGAAAAAGCAGTGAATGGGTAGTTAAAGCAGGGAAAGgttcttttttttacaaagggtgcgtctgtgtctgtgtatgagtgtgcgtgcgtgtggtccAGGCACATGGAGGCGGAGAAGATGACCCcctgtgtgtcctctgtgtgaCAAGACCATCATCTGGAAAATCTTGGCTGACTTTCGGACGACTGGGGAGACCGAGCCATCAGTCCTGAATGATGAACGATGAATGATGAActatgtgtctgtgcatgtgtctgtatgtctgtctgtatgtttgtctgtctgtcggcctcCACTGTGGTTGGTCGGTCAACTTTCTTCACTTTTTGCATCTGAAGTCATATTCAGAAGGCATAGTGGATTTAATGatttccaactctctctctctctcgttctctgcaTCTCTGCCGTCCCTCCGGGGCAATGTATAATTCATGAGGCATAAACAGTCCCTGGCAGCCTATGGGCTGCGAGAAAGCTGAGAACACTGATGTGGCACGAATCAGGCAATTACCAGGAGAGTCCAATCTGAGTCAGAGACGAGGCCCGCGCTGTCCAACACCTCAGCCTGCCTGCCCactgagacacagggagaaaggaagagagacagggagagagagacaaggagagagagggtgagagagagacaggagagagacagggagggagaaacaaggagagagacaggggagagagagacagagagagagaggagagagagagagagagagagagagagagagagagagagagagagagagagagaggagagagagagagagagagagagagagagagagagagagagagagagagagagagagagagagagagagagagagagagagagagagaagggggagaagatAACAGGAAAATGGAAGCAACGTGTTAAAAGTGAGTGAAAATGGGCTGAGGTGGAGAcatgctgagagagaaagaaccggATGGAATTCGTTGGAAGAAGAACGAAGTGGGAGCGGGGTGTGCGTGCCTAGATTCCCTTCCCACCAATGTCAATGTTTGTATGAATGAGGGTGAAAAAACGTAGCAATTACATTCAGCAGGGACCCTAACATGAAATGCATCATACAGGCAACCAAAACCATTCTGAAAACAGAGACAAGCTACAGGGTTCAAGATTGTGTTGTTTTACATGACAAGCTCGGTTGTTTATGCAGTACAAtagtaaacaaatcctttctgtgtTCTGTTGTATATCATCAGAGGAATGAGATGTCTTCAAAAAAGACTTCAGACACAGACAGCTTCTACAGGCTGTCTATTAGTTCCTTTggggtttgtgtatgtatgtatgtatgtatgtatgtatgtatgtatgtgtgtgtgtatgtatgtatgtgtgtg contains these protein-coding regions:
- the cckb gene encoding cholecystokinin — translated: MTAALCVCVLLVVLCTSCLGRPHSSHLQDERRPALLPSPEARLEAETPILSESHLRHTRSAPQPFPLSDEGEDTRANLSELLARLISSRKGSVRRNSTVNSKPSGLSSSHRIKDRDYLGWMDFGRRSAEEYEYSS